One Chitinophaga parva DNA segment encodes these proteins:
- a CDS encoding PepSY-associated TM helix domain-containing protein has translation MKKQVYQWHRRLSIIMAIPVLLWATSGLMHPFMTSVKPNIKQGALAPNVIDSAELKVPLGAVLQQLHLDAVQQVNVVRMHQQAYYQVEPGSHYVNARTGEELPDGAAEYAKALARGFLGDRNCNIVRVTKLTEFTDQYRDINRLLPVYKVDFDRADGISIYVDDAGSRMALATDRFRIGFQQFFTLMHTWEWLGFLGKGRLVVEAALAALAFITAVLGLYIFFFTKKPRANGNPRMKYRSLHRTTSIVTVLFTLMFSFSGAFHALTKLKPDNRRQYFVAPYFPAAALQLDMPRLLARLDRNTAINSLSLVRLHGDDYWRVNQTWFNNSADLEACCRKPGEVVPVNAKPKVTYIRMTDYQVLPDGEARYAKELARTFSGLPDRDILSVTPVTAFGGEYEFIDKRLPVMKVSYGGREPVRYYVETSTGVLAVAVADKDLVEGYSFALLHKHHFWDGLGKTVRDASTIIGALLNVVAVIVGLILYRYSLKKKY, from the coding sequence GTGAAGAAACAAGTATATCAATGGCACAGGCGGCTGAGCATCATCATGGCTATCCCGGTGCTGCTTTGGGCCACCAGCGGGTTGATGCACCCGTTTATGACCTCGGTGAAGCCAAATATTAAACAGGGCGCCCTGGCCCCGAATGTGATAGACAGCGCGGAGCTGAAAGTGCCGCTGGGAGCGGTATTGCAGCAGCTTCACCTCGATGCTGTGCAGCAGGTAAATGTGGTGCGCATGCACCAGCAGGCCTATTACCAGGTGGAGCCGGGCAGCCATTATGTGAATGCCCGCACGGGAGAAGAACTACCCGATGGCGCAGCAGAATACGCGAAAGCACTGGCCCGGGGCTTCCTGGGCGACCGTAACTGCAACATTGTGCGCGTTACAAAACTGACGGAGTTTACAGACCAGTACCGCGATATTAACCGCCTGTTGCCGGTGTACAAAGTGGATTTTGACCGTGCGGATGGCATTTCCATTTACGTGGATGATGCCGGTAGCCGTATGGCATTGGCCACGGACCGTTTTCGCATCGGGTTCCAGCAGTTCTTTACGCTGATGCATACCTGGGAGTGGCTGGGTTTCCTGGGCAAGGGCCGGCTGGTGGTGGAAGCGGCGCTGGCAGCACTGGCTTTTATTACCGCAGTGCTGGGGCTTTACATCTTCTTTTTCACAAAGAAGCCGAGGGCTAACGGGAATCCCCGTATGAAGTACCGGTCCCTGCACCGCACTACTTCCATTGTGACAGTTTTGTTTACGCTGATGTTCAGCTTCAGCGGCGCTTTCCACGCACTTACAAAACTGAAACCCGATAACCGCCGGCAGTATTTTGTAGCGCCTTATTTCCCGGCGGCGGCGCTGCAACTGGACATGCCGCGCCTGTTGGCCCGGTTGGACCGGAATACGGCGATCAACAGCCTCTCACTGGTACGGCTACACGGGGATGACTACTGGCGGGTAAACCAGACCTGGTTTAACAACAGTGCCGACCTGGAGGCCTGCTGCCGTAAGCCGGGAGAGGTGGTGCCGGTGAATGCAAAGCCGAAAGTGACCTACATACGCATGACAGACTACCAGGTGCTGCCAGATGGGGAAGCGCGCTACGCGAAAGAACTGGCCCGGACTTTTAGCGGCCTGCCGGACCGGGATATTTTGTCGGTGACGCCCGTTACAGCTTTTGGGGGAGAGTATGAGTTCATTGACAAGCGGTTGCCGGTGATGAAGGTAAGCTATGGCGGCCGGGAGCCGGTGCGCTACTATGTGGAAACCAGTACGGGTGTGCTTGCTGTGGCAGTAGCGGACAAGGACCTGGTAGAAGGTTACAGTTTTGCCCTGCTGCACAAGCACCATTTCTGGGATGGGTTGGGTAAAACGGTGCGGGATGCGAGCACCATCATTGGCGCACTGCTGAACGTGGTGGCCGTGATAGTGGGATTGATCTTATACCGTTATTCACTGAAGAAGAAATACTAA
- a CDS encoding SCO family protein yields MKKSVIFLGVFFVLLVVGFMVLIVPKMAPAKQLPVLGNPGHLTGAFSFTNQEGKTITEQTVAGKVRVVEYFFTTCKGICPKMNANMRFVYDAYAKDPKVVILSHTVDPETDSVPVLAAYAEKFGADASHWMFLTGSKKELYAVAREQYLLSADDAPAKDTAGDFIHTQYFALVDKDNRIRGFYDGTNKGEVGQMISDIKSLE; encoded by the coding sequence ATGAAGAAGTCAGTTATTTTCCTGGGTGTATTTTTTGTGCTTTTGGTAGTAGGTTTTATGGTGCTGATCGTGCCAAAGATGGCGCCGGCAAAACAATTGCCGGTGCTGGGCAATCCGGGCCATCTCACGGGCGCCTTCTCTTTTACCAACCAGGAGGGCAAAACTATCACGGAACAGACGGTGGCTGGTAAGGTGCGGGTGGTCGAATATTTCTTTACCACCTGTAAGGGCATTTGCCCGAAAATGAATGCCAATATGCGTTTCGTGTATGACGCTTATGCTAAGGACCCGAAGGTGGTGATCCTGTCACACACCGTGGATCCCGAAACGGACAGTGTGCCCGTGCTGGCGGCTTACGCGGAGAAATTTGGTGCAGACGCATCGCACTGGATGTTCCTGACCGGGAGCAAAAAAGAGTTGTATGCAGTGGCCCGTGAGCAGTATTTATTATCCGCGGATGATGCACCTGCAAAAGATACTGCCGGTGACTTCATTCATACCCAGTACTTTGCGCTGGTAGACAAGGACAATCGCATCCGCGGCTTCTACGATGGCACTAATAAAGGCGAAGTGGGCCAGATGATCAGTGATATTAAATCGCTGGAATAG
- a CDS encoding class I SAM-dependent methyltransferase: protein MEILTETTAYAGSIPAIYDRYLASLLFEPYAAETLTRLKALQPTSLLELASGTGILTRLLPEAFPDAQILASDIHPDTLQVARQKIKDHYNLRWEVIDATHMPLEDAEFDVVVANFGVMFFKDKPQAFKEVMRVLKPGGTFLFTVWDSIAFNTACNLADTTVARFFPANTPGFFQLPYSYNDDYIIKRSLHAAGFSETDIEVVSLMGYSPSPADAAKGLLQGTPANTAIMERNGAALPAMEAALAEELRMHFGSKDIHVPMQAKVVRAVK, encoded by the coding sequence ATGGAGATTCTGACTGAAACTACTGCCTATGCTGGAAGCATCCCGGCCATTTACGACCGGTATTTGGCATCCCTCCTTTTTGAGCCGTATGCGGCGGAAACGCTGACCAGGTTAAAGGCCCTGCAGCCAACCTCATTGCTGGAACTGGCCAGTGGCACGGGTATTCTCACCCGCCTGCTACCCGAGGCATTTCCCGATGCGCAGATCCTGGCTTCTGATATTCACCCGGACACGTTGCAGGTGGCCCGCCAGAAAATAAAGGATCATTATAACCTGCGCTGGGAAGTGATAGATGCTACCCACATGCCGCTGGAGGATGCGGAGTTTGACGTGGTGGTGGCCAATTTTGGGGTAATGTTCTTTAAGGACAAACCGCAAGCTTTTAAGGAGGTCATGCGGGTGCTGAAGCCCGGTGGCACCTTCCTTTTTACGGTATGGGACAGCATTGCGTTCAATACCGCCTGCAACCTGGCGGATACCACGGTGGCCCGGTTTTTCCCGGCCAATACGCCTGGTTTTTTCCAGCTGCCTTACAGTTACAATGACGACTATATCATTAAACGTTCCCTGCATGCGGCGGGCTTTAGTGAAACGGATATAGAAGTGGTGAGCCTGATGGGATACAGCCCCTCTCCTGCGGATGCTGCGAAAGGTCTCCTGCAGGGCACGCCGGCTAATACGGCCATTATGGAACGGAACGGCGCAGCGCTGCCTGCCATGGAAGCTGCGCTGGCAGAGGAATTGCGGATGCATTTTGGCAGCAAGGACATCCATGTGCCGATGCAGGCAAAGGTGGTGAGAGCGGTGAAGTGA
- a CDS encoding DUF6934 family protein has protein sequence MNFERYSYKTFGNDERVQYAFVSNGSRGPINKMLTFSHFGEEIYNLALEDIDEDTGSFNQYAVTNNGDTQKILLTIAEAVVHFTSTRPWAQIFIKGNSAARNRLYRMYIGRFMADIRQWYEVYGLRGKTWEIFEERGDYGAYLVIRLK, from the coding sequence ATGAATTTTGAACGTTACTCCTATAAAACCTTTGGCAACGATGAGCGGGTGCAATATGCGTTTGTGAGCAATGGAAGCCGTGGCCCTATCAATAAGATGCTTACCTTCTCCCATTTTGGGGAGGAGATCTATAACCTGGCGCTGGAGGATATTGATGAAGACACCGGCTCATTTAACCAATATGCGGTAACCAACAATGGGGACACCCAGAAGATCCTGCTAACCATTGCGGAGGCGGTGGTGCATTTTACGAGCACGCGGCCCTGGGCGCAGATCTTCATTAAAGGAAACAGTGCCGCCCGTAACCGGCTGTATCGCATGTATATAGGGCGTTTCATGGCGGATATCCGTCAATGGTACGAGGTATATGGCCTGCGGGGCAAAACCTGGGAAATCTTTGAAGAACGGGGTGATTATGGGGCGTATTTGGTAATAAGGCTTAAATGA
- a CDS encoding TolC family protein, with protein MCLLCCLGAQAQDSVRISLADAREQAVQQSKLLQIQRAKVRESEYKVNGVHSKYFPNLSATAGYVYNVKTDITLREGKLGNINNTPIPDRDIKLFEGNHNLLLGGVTAVQPITQLTKVAVGEKVARTEAVIARTQLDKAALEIKQGVEKLYFGLLITQQQLTQAQAETEMLNAQLYDIESALMAGKTDSVNRTGLLAKLADEEQKTLQLTYQYQNYQDDLDELLGYPPATPIAPLPVMDTIYTLQPLSAYVTQASEQNPDVRIASQTRDKAAFGVSAARKDFIPDLGLAGGYGYQNAISLLPENNFFVGVILHWNILDFGGRRAVVNERLALQQQADTNLVYTREHITIAVQKAYRNVQQSHALIQAAQKAVRYRREELKMKEDARLAGTLLKREVLATQADLAKALADLYAAQLNYRMAITALSLVTGN; from the coding sequence TTGTGTTTATTATGCTGCCTGGGCGCGCAGGCACAGGACTCCGTGCGCATCAGCCTTGCAGATGCCAGGGAACAGGCCGTGCAGCAAAGTAAACTGCTGCAGATCCAGCGCGCCAAGGTGAGGGAAAGTGAGTACAAGGTGAATGGCGTGCACAGTAAATATTTCCCCAACCTCAGTGCCACCGCAGGTTATGTGTACAATGTAAAAACAGATATCACGCTGCGTGAGGGAAAGCTGGGCAACATCAATAACACGCCCATCCCGGACCGTGACATCAAACTTTTTGAGGGCAACCATAATCTCCTGCTGGGTGGCGTTACCGCGGTTCAACCCATTACCCAGCTTACCAAAGTAGCGGTGGGAGAGAAGGTGGCCAGAACCGAAGCCGTCATAGCCCGCACCCAGCTGGACAAAGCAGCCCTGGAAATAAAACAGGGGGTGGAGAAATTATATTTCGGCCTGCTCATTACACAACAACAACTTACACAGGCCCAGGCAGAGACGGAAATGCTCAATGCACAACTGTATGACATAGAAAGCGCCCTGATGGCGGGCAAAACAGATTCCGTGAACCGTACCGGCCTATTGGCAAAGCTGGCAGACGAAGAACAGAAAACCCTCCAGCTCACCTATCAATACCAGAACTACCAGGACGACCTGGATGAATTATTAGGCTATCCGCCGGCCACTCCCATTGCCCCGCTACCGGTTATGGATACAATCTATACCCTGCAGCCGCTATCTGCTTATGTAACACAGGCCAGTGAGCAGAACCCGGATGTGCGCATTGCCTCCCAAACCCGTGACAAGGCCGCCTTTGGCGTATCTGCCGCGCGCAAGGACTTTATCCCGGACCTGGGGCTGGCGGGCGGCTATGGGTATCAGAATGCTATTAGTTTGTTGCCGGAGAATAACTTTTTTGTAGGCGTGATCCTGCACTGGAATATCCTTGATTTTGGAGGGCGCCGGGCCGTGGTGAATGAACGCCTGGCACTGCAGCAACAGGCAGATACCAACCTGGTATACACGAGAGAACACATCACTATTGCGGTGCAGAAAGCCTACCGCAATGTACAGCAGTCACACGCTTTGATACAAGCGGCGCAGAAAGCGGTGCGCTACCGCCGGGAAGAGTTGAAGATGAAGGAAGATGCGCGGCTGGCAGGTACGTTGCTTAAGCGCGAAGTGCTGGCCACACAGGCAGACCTGGCCAAAGCCCTGGCAGATCTCTATGCAGCGCAATTGAATTACCGCATGGCTATTACGGCGCTTTCCCTAGTGACGGGCAATTAG
- a CDS encoding efflux RND transporter permease subunit has protein sequence MNLVRSSLQYHQVTLSVLLLAVAFGVYSLFTMPRREDPKITIRTGLVIGIYPGANTAQVEQQVTKKIEEVLFQYAEVRKEKTYSTSRDGMVIVNVELEQWVKDPDVFWAKLQQQLVLTQQTALPQGVKGVIVDADFGDTIAMLIALSSDSLDYAQLQVYQQKIADGLRTVNAVSKIKTYGERKEQIAVTSSSEKLAQYGIKLPQVVQVLQSQNSISPTGDVKTPESKVPLYTKGYFNTENAIRNQLIGTSTTTGQVVKLGDVADVTREYADPDSKIRVNGRRALLLSVEMQEGNNIVQFGEAVAKELDILKTQLPSTLELSTIVNQPRIVRSSVNDFIREFFLAIVSVVIVTILLLPFRIAAVAAMAIPVTVSVTFALLHMLGIELHQVSLAALIVVLGMVVDDAIVIADNYVELLDQGTDRWDAAWRSASELVIPVFTATFTIIASFMPMLILKGSVGEFISALPITVSIALASSFVVAMLLTPFLCYTFIKKGLHDPGTQATSRKRRSLLDYMQEGYDKAIVWCMAHKGVTLTAALLSIAAAGLLFTQLKQKFFPAAERNQFVIELWMPTGTRLEKTDSAMMRLEEHLRKDPRVVSYARFSGTSAPRFYYNFSPEPPVTNYGQLLINTHDDKETAQLADELDSEVDAWVPEGRPHVRLMQQGDVMLSPVEVRISGSDIATLKRIGAEVQAIVEKTPGATLVRSDFHEDYYGVSIKLKPEANRLGFTTSNIATLVYTGFTGAPITTIWEGNNAVNLVLRLNAASRASFSDLQNTYVLSPATGSSVPLRQIATLEPEWQSGRIMHRNGIPTLTIAAEPGKGYLASGILKEIRPSIAKLPLPAGYRIQYGGEYANQQETFRQMVVALGISILLIFLILLFQFRDLKESLVVMASIPLSLFGALLGLIITRNPFGFTAFIGLISLSGIVVRNAIILVDHTNELLRHGMDIPTAAVESGKRRLRPIFLTAMAAAIGVLPMIISGSPLWSPLASVIAVGVVFSMIMALLVIPVLFVTFIKHKPLAGSGQQPVTAAATV, from the coding sequence ATGAACCTGGTAAGATCGTCCCTGCAATATCACCAGGTCACCCTCTCCGTACTCCTGCTGGCAGTGGCTTTCGGGGTGTACTCCCTTTTCACCATGCCCCGCCGCGAAGATCCGAAGATCACCATCCGTACCGGCTTGGTGATCGGCATTTACCCCGGTGCCAACACGGCCCAGGTGGAGCAGCAGGTTACCAAGAAAATTGAAGAAGTGCTCTTCCAGTATGCAGAAGTGCGCAAGGAAAAAACCTATTCCACCAGCCGCGATGGCATGGTCATCGTGAACGTGGAGCTGGAACAATGGGTCAAAGATCCCGATGTGTTCTGGGCCAAGCTGCAACAGCAGTTGGTGCTCACGCAGCAAACGGCGCTGCCACAGGGCGTAAAGGGCGTGATCGTGGATGCTGATTTTGGCGATACCATTGCCATGCTCATTGCGCTTTCTTCTGATAGCCTGGACTATGCGCAGCTACAAGTGTACCAGCAAAAAATAGCGGATGGCCTGCGCACGGTAAACGCAGTGTCCAAGATCAAAACCTATGGAGAGCGCAAGGAACAAATAGCGGTGACCTCCAGCTCTGAAAAGCTGGCCCAGTACGGTATTAAGCTGCCGCAGGTAGTGCAGGTGCTGCAGTCGCAGAACAGCATCAGCCCTACGGGCGATGTAAAGACCCCGGAAAGCAAAGTACCGCTTTATACCAAGGGCTATTTCAATACGGAAAATGCTATTCGCAATCAACTGATCGGCACTTCCACCACCACCGGCCAGGTGGTAAAACTGGGCGATGTGGCCGATGTGACCCGTGAATACGCAGACCCCGATAGCAAGATCCGGGTAAATGGGCGCCGTGCTTTATTGCTCTCCGTGGAAATGCAGGAAGGCAATAATATTGTACAATTTGGCGAAGCCGTAGCCAAAGAACTGGACATCCTTAAAACCCAGCTGCCATCCACCCTGGAGCTTAGTACCATCGTGAACCAGCCCCGCATTGTACGTTCCAGCGTAAACGATTTTATCCGCGAGTTTTTCCTGGCCATCGTGTCCGTGGTGATCGTTACCATCCTGTTGCTGCCCTTCCGCATTGCAGCCGTAGCCGCCATGGCCATCCCGGTCACGGTCTCTGTCACCTTCGCGTTGCTGCACATGCTCGGCATAGAGCTGCACCAGGTATCACTGGCAGCCTTGATCGTGGTGCTGGGCATGGTGGTGGACGATGCCATTGTAATAGCAGATAATTACGTAGAACTACTGGATCAGGGTACGGACCGGTGGGACGCCGCCTGGCGCAGCGCCAGTGAACTGGTCATTCCCGTGTTCACCGCCACTTTCACGATCATCGCGTCCTTTATGCCCATGCTCATCCTGAAAGGCTCCGTCGGCGAGTTTATCTCCGCATTGCCCATCACCGTATCCATTGCACTGGCATCCTCCTTCGTGGTGGCTATGTTGCTGACACCTTTTCTTTGCTACACCTTCATCAAAAAAGGTCTTCACGATCCTGGTACGCAAGCTACGAGCCGGAAACGCAGGTCCCTGCTGGACTACATGCAGGAGGGCTATGATAAGGCAATCGTATGGTGCATGGCCCACAAAGGCGTCACACTTACGGCAGCACTGCTCTCCATTGCAGCAGCAGGACTGCTGTTTACACAACTGAAACAAAAATTCTTTCCCGCCGCGGAGCGCAACCAGTTTGTAATAGAACTGTGGATGCCCACCGGTACCCGCCTGGAAAAAACAGACAGCGCCATGATGCGCCTGGAAGAGCACCTGAGAAAAGATCCCCGTGTGGTAAGCTATGCCCGCTTCTCCGGTACCAGCGCACCCCGTTTTTATTACAACTTCTCCCCCGAGCCGCCAGTCACTAACTACGGGCAATTATTGATCAACACACACGACGATAAAGAAACAGCACAACTTGCGGATGAACTGGATAGCGAAGTAGACGCGTGGGTGCCGGAAGGCAGGCCACATGTGCGCCTTATGCAGCAGGGCGATGTAATGCTCTCGCCGGTGGAAGTACGTATATCAGGTAGTGACATTGCCACGCTGAAGCGTATTGGCGCAGAAGTGCAGGCCATCGTGGAAAAGACGCCAGGCGCCACGCTCGTGCGGTCAGACTTTCATGAGGATTATTACGGCGTAAGCATCAAACTGAAACCGGAGGCCAATCGCCTGGGCTTTACCACCAGTAATATTGCCACGCTGGTGTACACAGGGTTTACCGGTGCGCCCATTACCACCATCTGGGAGGGCAACAATGCAGTGAACCTGGTGCTCCGCCTGAATGCCGCCAGCAGGGCCAGTTTTAGCGATCTGCAAAATACCTACGTGCTTTCTCCTGCTACCGGCAGCAGCGTGCCATTGCGCCAGATAGCCACGCTGGAACCGGAGTGGCAAAGCGGGCGCATTATGCACCGCAACGGCATTCCCACGCTTACCATTGCCGCAGAACCGGGCAAGGGTTACCTGGCCTCCGGCATTCTCAAAGAGATCCGGCCATCCATTGCAAAGCTGCCATTGCCGGCAGGCTACCGCATCCAGTATGGCGGGGAGTATGCAAACCAGCAGGAAACCTTCCGCCAGATGGTGGTAGCACTGGGCATCAGTATCCTGCTCATTTTCCTCATCCTCCTTTTCCAGTTCCGCGATCTGAAGGAAAGCCTGGTAGTGATGGCATCCATACCACTTAGTCTTTTTGGGGCTTTGCTGGGATTGATCATCACCCGCAACCCCTTTGGTTTCACTGCATTTATAGGCCTTATCAGTCTTTCCGGCATCGTGGTGCGCAATGCTATTATCCTGGTAGACCATACCAATGAATTGTTGCGGCACGGGATGGATATTCCTACGGCCGCCGTAGAGTCAGGGAAACGCCGCTTGCGCCCCATCTTCCTTACTGCCATGGCAGCAGCTATTGGCGTATTGCCCATGATCATTTCCGGCTCCCCCCTGTGGAGCCCACTGGCCAGTGTCATTGCAGTAGGCGTAGTGTTTTCCATGATCATGGCGCTGCTGGTGATACCCGTATTATTTGTCACTTTTATCAAACACAAACCCCTGGCCGGGTCCGGACAACAGCCCGTTACCGCAGCGGCCACGGTATAG
- a CDS encoding efflux RND transporter periplasmic adaptor subunit, producing MKHYCLLFLLAIAACHQQRHPVEAGAAPVPVQVTKVQSADQPLVLSLSGNAEAEHTTALGFQVAGRVNTVNVEEGAPVKKGQVLASLDPADYALGVDIAQANVDKVSDEYRRLTIMHNRGSLTDADYQKIVSGLAEVKARYALAAKNLHDTKLYAPANGVIARKSLEPGQVVGQGMPVLFMVNMQPARISLGVPEGELAQVKQGQEVSVYLSALDSTFTGKVAQIGVVADATTRAYAVKVDIPNPHNLIKPGMVAQASLRTQKVVPMQLLPAEALLHDADQSNAYVFVVDPQKHQAFKRTVTVDDLQDNSLRISSGLRNGELVVTGGQQKLNDASPVAIQNTAL from the coding sequence ATGAAACATTATTGCTTATTATTCCTGCTTGCCATCGCTGCCTGTCACCAGCAGCGTCATCCCGTGGAAGCCGGTGCTGCGCCCGTTCCCGTGCAGGTGACCAAGGTACAAAGCGCTGACCAGCCCCTGGTGCTTTCGCTGAGTGGCAATGCCGAGGCGGAGCACACTACGGCCCTGGGCTTCCAGGTAGCCGGGCGTGTAAATACGGTGAACGTGGAAGAAGGCGCTCCCGTGAAAAAAGGCCAGGTACTGGCCAGCCTGGACCCCGCAGACTATGCCCTGGGGGTGGATATTGCCCAGGCCAATGTAGACAAGGTCTCCGATGAATACCGCCGCCTCACCATCATGCACAACCGGGGCAGCCTTACCGATGCAGACTACCAGAAGATCGTGTCCGGGCTGGCGGAAGTGAAGGCCCGCTATGCATTGGCCGCTAAGAATCTCCATGATACAAAGTTATATGCCCCGGCCAACGGGGTCATTGCCCGCAAAAGCCTGGAACCAGGGCAGGTGGTGGGACAGGGCATGCCGGTATTGTTTATGGTGAATATGCAGCCGGCCCGCATTTCGCTGGGGGTACCGGAAGGAGAGTTGGCGCAGGTAAAACAAGGGCAGGAAGTAAGCGTATACCTGTCAGCGTTAGACTCCACGTTTACCGGCAAAGTAGCCCAGATCGGCGTAGTGGCCGATGCTACTACCCGCGCTTACGCAGTAAAGGTAGACATCCCTAACCCGCATAACCTCATTAAACCCGGCATGGTGGCCCAGGCAAGCCTGCGCACCCAAAAGGTGGTGCCCATGCAGCTGCTGCCCGCAGAAGCATTGCTCCACGATGCAGACCAATCCAACGCCTATGTATTTGTGGTAGATCCGCAAAAACACCAGGCCTTTAAGCGTACCGTTACCGTAGATGATCTACAGGACAATAGCCTGCGCATCAGTTCCGGGCTACGCAACGGGGAGCTGGTGGTCACGGGTGGCCAGCAGAAACTCAACGATGCATCACCGGTGGCCATCCAAAATACAGCACTATGA
- a CDS encoding nicotinate-nucleotide adenylyltransferase, with protein sequence MKKNISLTFSALLLFSGLSAFSQQVLPTVTITAGNYKYLGAASGADDAAPVQRLQRTAAAYDVKSSDYYEEDYENYFISFYLPAGRVLACYDNAGKILYTVERYEDVVLPAVVSKAVAERYPNWGITKDVYLVNYKEGSGQVGKKYKLVLQNGDKRIRIVTNEQGEIL encoded by the coding sequence ATGAAAAAGAACATTTCACTCACCTTCTCCGCCCTGTTGTTGTTCAGTGGATTATCCGCATTTTCACAACAGGTGCTGCCCACTGTAACTATAACGGCCGGCAACTACAAATATCTCGGTGCGGCGTCGGGCGCTGATGATGCTGCGCCTGTGCAGCGGCTGCAACGTACAGCAGCAGCTTATGACGTTAAATCTTCCGACTATTACGAGGAAGACTATGAAAATTATTTTATCTCCTTCTATTTGCCCGCAGGGCGGGTACTGGCCTGTTATGACAATGCAGGGAAAATACTTTACACAGTAGAAAGATACGAAGATGTAGTATTACCTGCTGTTGTTTCTAAAGCCGTTGCGGAGCGCTATCCGAACTGGGGGATCACGAAGGATGTGTACCTCGTGAACTATAAGGAAGGATCGGGCCAGGTTGGCAAAAAATATAAGCTGGTGCTTCAGAATGGAGACAAGCGGATAAGAATAGTGACAAATGAGCAGGGTGAAATCCTGTGA